The following are from one region of the Streptomyces sp. TLI_235 genome:
- a CDS encoding helicase associated protein has product MLPGEGGSGEGGSGAFTLPVRFQTPVDENVLALFIASRVLKGQNQYWREGLSHARRWFQETGGLEVPYSEMVGEEGKFPLGKWVSDRRSEHAACELARHRVEMLDALGMIWSVSDARFEAGLAWARVWAKEHGGSLAVPTRASVGGYAIGTWLSELRAAAQVPAGEAGALAPERRRALEEIDPWWCPTWPIVWQRAYTVARMWWLESDGRVDWAQLPAETVFEGEQLGRWVRAQRAGFPDLEQDQQDLLTAIGIEADPELVAAKQAAEAKPKTSRADRFQQGLTALAAFAGREGHIRVPRTHKEPLEVAVAGPDGEDTVEIVHAGLGTWLNNQKARRAKLTAGQLAQLAEHGVEWA; this is encoded by the coding sequence ATGTTGCCTGGTGAGGGTGGGTCAGGTGAAGGTGGGTCGGGTGCGTTCACGCTGCCGGTGCGGTTCCAGACGCCGGTGGACGAGAACGTGCTGGCACTGTTCATCGCGTCCCGGGTGCTGAAGGGGCAGAATCAGTACTGGCGGGAGGGACTTAGCCACGCTCGACGCTGGTTCCAGGAAACGGGCGGCCTTGAGGTTCCCTATTCAGAAATGGTGGGAGAAGAGGGGAAGTTTCCGCTTGGCAAGTGGGTGTCGGACAGGCGTTCTGAGCATGCGGCGTGTGAATTGGCGCGTCATCGGGTGGAGATGCTGGATGCCCTCGGGATGATCTGGTCGGTGTCGGACGCGCGGTTCGAGGCCGGCCTGGCCTGGGCCCGGGTCTGGGCGAAGGAACACGGTGGCAGCCTGGCGGTGCCTACGCGGGCGTCTGTCGGCGGGTACGCGATCGGCACCTGGCTGTCAGAACTGCGGGCGGCGGCCCAGGTGCCGGCGGGCGAGGCGGGGGCGCTGGCGCCGGAGCGGCGCCGCGCGCTGGAGGAGATCGACCCGTGGTGGTGCCCCACCTGGCCGATCGTCTGGCAGCGCGCCTACACGGTGGCGCGGATGTGGTGGCTGGAGTCCGACGGCCGCGTGGACTGGGCGCAGTTGCCCGCGGAGACGGTGTTCGAGGGTGAGCAGCTCGGCCGCTGGGTGCGGGCGCAGCGCGCCGGCTTCCCCGACCTGGAGCAGGACCAGCAGGACCTGCTCACCGCGATCGGCATCGAGGCGGACCCGGAGTTGGTCGCCGCCAAGCAGGCCGCGGAGGCGAAGCCGAAAACCTCCCGGGCGGACCGCTTCCAGCAGGGCCTGACGGCGCTCGCGGCGTTCGCCGGGCGGGAAGGGCACATCCGGGTCCCGCGTACGCACAAGGAGCCGCTGGAGGTCGCGGTGGCCGGCCCCGACGGGGAGGACACTGTCGAGATCGTTCACGCGGGTCTGGGTACGTGGTTGAACAATCAGAAGGCCCGCCGCGCCAAGCTCACCGCGGGCCAGCTGGCGCAGCTCGCCGAACATGGCGTGGAGTGGGCGTAG